The region actgaagcctgtgcacctagagcccgtgctctgcaacaagagaagccaccgcaatgcgaagcctgtgcaacgcaacaaagagtagcccccgctcactgcaactagagaaaacccgcgcacagcaacaaagacccaacacagccaaaaataaacaaataaacaaatttttaaatgtttatgttatATACATTTCACCACAATTAAAGGGTTTAGGAAACAAAAGTCAATACCAATATGGACTGGTTTTTCTAAATCGAGAATCCCCCAAGTAAAGGATGGTACAAACATGAATGAATTCATATTGCtttggaaaagttaaaaaacagaacacaggggcttccctggtggcacagtcgttaagaatccgcttggccaacacaggggacaaaggttcgagccctggtcccggaggatcccacatgccacggagcaactaagcccatgcgccacatctactgagcatgcgctctagaaccctcgagccacaactactgagcctgagctctacagcccatgagccacaactactgaagcccgtacgccacaactactgaagcccatgcacctagagcccgtgctccacaacaagaaacgccactgcaatgagacgcccacgcaccgcaacaaagagtagcccctgctcgccgcaactagagaaagcccgcgcacagcaacaaagacccaatgcaaccaaaaataaattaattaaattaattttaaaaaaaacaaaacaaaacagaacacagcgaattccctggcggtccagtggttagaactcggtGCTTTTCCTTcagtggcccgggttcaattcccggtcagggaactaagatcccgcaagccatgtggcacagccaaaacaaaacaaaaaacagaacacaaaaaacCTAACTTACACATGAGGGgcaatcataaaaatatataaacatggtGACAAAAATCAGATGTGAAAATCAAGTACCTTAAATTCTGGTATATATTCACGGGGTTCTAGTCTATAaagttaatttacattttaaaaccgattatttttcctttaaaagttaggtccctcggggcttccctggtggcgcagtggttgcgcgtccgcctgccgatgcaggggaaccgggttcgcgccccagtatgggaagatcccacatgctgcggagcggctgggcccgtgagccaaggccgctgagcctgcgcgtccggagcctgtgctccgcaacgggagaggccacaacagaggaaggcccgcataccacaaaaaaaaaaaaaaaaaaaaaaaagttaggaccCTCGAGGCCCCAGTCCTTCTGTAGATTTCTTACCATCAATTCATCCCccagcacatacatacacaagcTCCACAGAGCCTCCTCGTCAGCTGTCTCATCGCCTTAGCCTGGAAAGCATCCAATTCTTCCTCCTCTGGGACCAGATAAGTGCTGCCCCTTCTCTCCTAGACCATTCCAGCAAACAGGGAAACCTCCTTGACAACAGCATGCTCTTCACCAATGGGACTTAATGCTGTGAAATTCTTCTCAGGTTTACCTATCAATGAATTCAATTTTCAAGATCTAAAGACCTTGCTGATGCTTTCAGCTTCAAATTTTGCTTAACAAAGTGACTCTGCTGCTTTGAGACAACAGAGACCTACAATCATACCACATGGCCATCAGAACAAGGAAAACTGAGCTGAGGGCCTATAAGCTGCTGCTGTCTCCAAACTGGCCAGTGACTGACCTTTGTACTCAGGGGTGAACTCCTTCATTTCGGGAGGGAGGGACTCGTAGAAGCGCTGCTCCCGGGAGATGAGGGGCTTGCACACAGTGTGGTCGTCGTAGCGCATCATGCTGCTGTGTCCGCCCACCTGGTGGATGAAGGGCTCCAGGAGGACTCCCCGGTCTCCGGCCCGACTTGCGTTCTTGCCATACTGCCCCACTTCCATGGTTTGACAAACACACATTGCGTTGGGGGCCAGTTGCACACTGAGAGCAGAGGATGCAGCACATGAGCCACGAAAGGAGAGCTAGGTAGAAGGTCCTGGCGAGCTGAAAACCAACGGTCAGAGTCTGTTCAGCTTATTCTTCTCTCCTaacagagggaagagaggaaaagagggaatcAAAACACCAGGCAAGCTACAGTTTCCCTGGAGTTCACAGAATATCCACTCCTGAGGAACAACAGGGATTCTGTCTTGTTCCCTGCTATGTGTTCCCCAGTATATACAACACTGCCTGATGCATGAGAGGTAGCTGAGTCAATTTCTGTTGAATGATGTAATTTTGGTCTCCTCCATCCGTCTTTTTATGCACAAAAGTCCAtatcctcttcctttccttgttCTCAGATCCCTTCTAAGTTCTCTAAAGGATTTGATTTTAGAGCTACAGCATGTTATAGCCGTCAGGAAGGCAACTATCCCTGTTTACTTCACATTCAGTTAAGagctcaagaaaaaaacagaaagcaacacCAACTCACTCTGTTTGGATTTCTCACAATACTCAGTACTGCTAAGGGTCTCTCCCTGACTCAAAGAAAGGGTTTTTGCCTGAGAAATCAGGTCACTCTAGATTCCCAACTTTTCTGCTGAAGGTGCCAAGGACCAGACAGGGAAAGCCATTCCTTCCTGAGTTGTAGAAGCataaaaaggttttgttttgggacttccctggtggtccagtgggtaagactctgtgctcccaatgcagggggcctaggtttgattcctggtgggggaactagatctcacatgcatgccgcaactcagAGTTCACATGCCGGAACTAAGAAGACCACGTGCCGTAGCTAAGATGTCTGCATGCCGCACCTAagagccctcatgccgcaactaaaagatcctgcatgccgcaatgaaaaaacatgccgcaacgaagatcccacgtgccacaactaagacctggcacagccaaaataaataaataaatatttttaaaaatgttttgtttttctgaaaggaATTCAGGCTTCATATTTCTTCTACTTTAAATCTATGGCCATCAATTTATGACCATGTCCAACACCAGACAGCTTCCCTTTCTGTTTGACTCTAGGGACAAAGAAAAGCTCTTTGTACTTAAATAACCTTTTAATGTCAGTCTTCTCTCAAGAAAGTTAATATAGTGGGCAACTTAAtactgaatgtatttttaaaattaggaatgtAGTAggtaggggggtgggggagggaaggactgggagtttggaattagcagaggcaaactaatatatagaacagataaacaaggtcttactgtatagcacagggcattatattcaatatcctgtgataaaccataatggaaaagaatatgaaaaagaacatatatatatataactgagtcacttggctgtTCAGAAGAatttaacagaacattgtaaataaactatacttcaataaaatttttaaaaaattaaaaaggaatgtaGTAGGCAAGACGACATTTGAAAGAtcaagactaaaaaagaaaaagaaaatatagagcaGAAATATGGTTTTATCTGCAAGagataataaactattttttttcctgaacctcATAATTATGGGCAAAATGAGCTATACAAGAACACTGCTGCAAAACTGCAAAATTTTCTTAATCCAAAACTGCCCAGGAAACTATGCTCTATTTCACCGctatcaacaaaaataaattattctccaTTCCCACTCCCACAAACAGATCAGCACCACTTTAAAGCTATTCATTTTTTAGTCCTCCTTCAGGATAAGGCAACTCCCTGCCCCAGGGAGTTTTTTGAGACTCCACTCTCTTGAAACAAGAGTTCGATGTACACCTCTGCGACCCCTACGGCACACTGTGCCAACTCTAAGGCAGCAATAAATCACTGTACTGTCATCTATTTTGTCATctgtcaccaccaccaaaccattCTCTCTTAACTCCATCTAGGATCCAAggcagttcctggcacacagtagtgcTCAAAATAAGGTTTGTtagaatgaattaaaataattccagGAAGAGGACCACAGTGAGTAAAAgcacaacaatatgaaaataaaatatgaaagcacAGTGGCAGTGCTTAGGGAAGAAAGTGGGAGCAGGAAGCAATTGCGGAAGGCTTATCTCAGGGTTCCTGGAGGTGCCCACTGTGGCAGTGGACTCTAGTTAGCAATGTCAATCGGCTCCTGCCCTGGCTCCTCTTCACCCTGGGATTGCCTCTGACCACAGATGGGATACCAAGAAGGTGCCAGACTTTCTAGCCTGGGTCAGTGGGTATCTGGTTTAGGAGAGGGGTCAACAGTGCCAAGTACCCCAGAAGAGTTGGACATTAGGGCCATTCCCTGGACTCTGAGAGATCCGTGGCATCCTCTGCAGCCCCCACAGGACTGAAAGGAAGAAGTTCAATCTCCAGTCAGATATAgacttttgatattttgtttcccCTTGATGTCTACATAAAGTCATGGTACTGTttttgtgtttgaaatattttcttagaagtaAACATGTTAAATATACCACATTTCTATAGCTCTGATTTGgcattcctttttaaat is a window of Physeter macrocephalus isolate SW-GA chromosome 18, ASM283717v5, whole genome shotgun sequence DNA encoding:
- the LOC114484302 gene encoding inositol hexakisphosphate kinase 1-like, which encodes MCVCQTMEVGQYGKNASRAGDRGVLLEPFIHQVGGHSSMMRYDDHTVCKPLISREQRFYESLPPEMKEFTPEYKGKPEKNFTALSPIGEEHAVVKEVSLFAGMV